The Candidatus Krumholzibacteriota bacterium DNA window TGCCGATTAAATGCTTTGCGCAAATTGACAACCAATTCAGAAAATGCTCTTGTTCTTTAACTTTACGCCCGCGTTTGCGCTCAATAAAATATAGGAATATATGAGGATAAACAATTCTTGAAAAATCGCCTTGATGGTATTTCTGCAATCTTTCAATAGTCGCAATGGAAACAATGCGTCCTTCCAGATAATTCAAATGCCTTTCCAGCGATTGATTTCTTTGATACCCGTCGTAATATCCACTAAGGAAGAGCAGCCACATAGCGTAGCTAAAGTCTCTAGGTATTATGTTTTTTCTTTCTCTCCGATTTATTATTAAATGCCAATGACTTTCGAGAAATAGTTTGTGCAGTCTATCCGCATCTTTAATGATTTTAATATTTTTAGGAAAATTTTCAGGTAATTTATCTTTTTTAGCATAATGAACCAAAGTGCCCATAAAATCAGTGTAAGCCAATCTGACAAGTGTCTTGTCATCAAGATAATCGCTATAATGTTCAATAAGATAAACTATTGAATTCTCAAAACTATCAAAATCAAATTCGGAAATTTGAAGTAATGACCTTAAACGGCTTGGATGAGCATACATTTGCACTTGATCAAGTGCCGTCTGACTTTGAAGATATTCAGAAAGACCTTTAAGCCGTTCTTTTATTATCGGTAATATGCGCAGCCAGGAACAAATTTCTATTAATTGAGCTGAAGCTCTTGCTATATCGCCAGATTTTATTTTATTGGCAGTTTCGATTTCGAAGAACTTGTTATTCGATGACTCTGCAGAACTTAGAAGTTTTGTGAACAGAGTGATCGAATCCCGCATTAAAGTTTCTGATATTTTCATTATTATACCAACCCCAAAGTAAATGAGGAAAAAACATAACATATAATTCAACAATAATCAATATATTCATATATTATTGATTCATGCGAGTTTATCATAGCAGACACTGATAAAGCAGCCTATCCCGGGCAACCTGTCCGGAGCCTCCTTGCCAAAACAGGCTATTTTGTGCTATCATACGTCCGTTTTATTACCTGACTCCCGGGCTTATCCCCGGAGTTGTTGATTCGGCGGTTGGTCCCACCCCGGCAGAAAGGTAACATCGATGCGTAACGCCTTGCTTTCGATTTCAGTCATTTCATTACTGCTTATTTCTTTATTCGTTATCTTCAATTGCGGCGGCGACAGCGGCACTTCCGTGACTACGCCCTCCGCGGAAATAGGGCCGGAAGGCGGCACAGTTACTGATAAAGGAGGCGCCTCGGTATATATACCACCTGGAGCGTTGAATGCGGTGACCACGATATCGGTGGAAACAGTCGCAAGTGATGACGATCTCCCCTCTGATCTTGACTTTTTCTTCATGGAATGCAGCGGGGGAGGAATCTTCGAGCCGCACGGGCTGGTCTTCAACGACTCGGTCACGATCACCCTGCCCCTTGTCACATCGTTGCCGCCAGGTGATACGCTCACCCTCTTCACCTGGTCCGAGGCCGATACAGCGTGGGACTGCTCACAGTTTCCAGCGATAGTCGATCCCGGCGGCCTGAGCGTCAGCGCGAAGGTGACGCACTTCTCCTATTTCGTTGTGGATATATCGTTCGGCAACGCGGACATGTTCGACCTGCTCAACTCCGAGACTTCTCCCGAGAACGCGTTCAGCAATTTCTGCAGTGATTTCCAGAATGAATTTTACGGCGTGGGAACAAGAAGCCTCCCTCCCCAAGTCGGATGTTGTTTCGAGGCGAAGTACATCGAGTTCTACATGGAATACTGCGACGGAGAGGCTGTCAGTACGTTCAACCATACTGCAGGCATTCCCACTTCCTGCCCGAGGCACGAGCGCATCACGGCGACGAAAGCAGGCGCGGCAGCTGGCGCCTATACGACACTCAGCGTTGTCATTCATCTCGATTACTGTGTTCCGACACTACACATCTCTAATTATGACAACTTCCTGGACCTCGACAAAGGAGAGACAGGCACGATGATATCGGGCACATTCAACTGTTCCGACAAGTTTCCGAATACCGGCGGGACTATTGAATTCTCGGTGGAAGGCCCGGGATCAGTCGCTCCAAACAGGATAATGACGAACGATACCTGGCAAGTGCATTTTGAATCGACAGAAGAGGGCACAGCAGTGGTAACCGCGACTCTGGCGTCGTGCATGAACCCATCAGGAAGAGTCACTGATAACGTGATGATTCATTGCGCAAAGAAAGGCGACTGGGCTGCCGTGATCGAGATAGATTTCACTCACTCCGGCGAGGGCGTTGACTGGACCTTCCAGGATCATGTGGGGATACTGGCCGACCTTACCATAGACGATGAAGCAGACTCGGCGATAACAGGGACCACTATCTCGGGATCTCAGGAAATGGACGTCGCACCGGAGAGCTGCGACCTGACCGCGGTGCTGGCTCCGGAATTCGCCGGAGGATACCTCAAGGGAACAAAGATCGGCGAGGTGATCCAGTTCCGATACGCACCAGATCCGGGTTCATTCTTCGTGATGTTCGGCCTTCACTGCGAGCGCGAACCGGACCCCCCGTTCGATATAATGATCACCGCCTATACCAACATGCTGGCCACGATCATCGGCGATATCATTTTCACTACACCATTGGTCGAAGCATTCCCGGTCACCGTAAGCGGCTCGCAGTCTTTCGGCAGCGACCCTCCAATCGAGTATACATATACGCTGACGATGGCGAGAAGGTGAGGGAGGGAGACAGGTTCTGACAATATTGTGTCAGAGATCTCATTGCATTTTCAATCAACTATCTCCCAGACGACCTCAACATTGTCTGTCTTTTCGATATCTTCAGGCTCAAAATCAGGCTGAGCTTCGATATCGACCATAGCCTCGCAGCAGAGATTTTCCGTCATTCGACTGTGAAAATGAACTTCGCTCCAGCTGTAATTTATCCTGAGGATCTTTCCCAGTTTCACGCCGGCAGCTTTTGTCATCAGATCCGCTTTTCGCCTTGCGTTTTTGACCGCATCCTCGACAAGTCTGTCCTTCAGCGCCTGAGGGTCGGAAACGGTGAAGTAGATATCGAAATCGGCGCTCGACACCTTTTCGGCAATCGCCTTGAGAAGTCTGTTCGACTTTTCAGTATCCCTCGGAAACTCCAGCTTCAGCTTGTGAGTAGCGATATATCCGTTGAAATTATATTCTTCCGTTTTCTTGTCATAAACCGTATCGGCTTTGATCCTGAACGAGGTGGTTTTAAGCGCTTTTCTGTCCACCCCCGCCTCCTCAACGGCCAGACGCACCTCTTCGACCTTCCTGTTGAGCGATTTAAGCGAATCGGTGTAATCCATTTCATGGCCCCTGACATCGAAACTTATTCCGAAAACATCCGGCGACTGGCTGACAGTTCCGCTTCCCTTGACGACAATGGTCCTTGTATCTGCCATGGAGACTCCCCTCATGATCGAATGAATATGTTATGGATTACCAAAATCATCTCAAAAGAGAAAGTAGTAAGCCATATAAAAACCTTTCGGGTCATGCTGTATTGGATTTATACCATCGCCTGAGAGAAGCGGCAGCGTCTCACCATTCGCAACGGCTTCAAGATCGACAGATTTGCCAAAAATATAACCGACCTCGAAACGATGGTACCTCTTATCGTTCCTGGTATAAAATTCACGTGATGTTATTCCTATACCCATTTTTATTAACCAACCGTCAATTTCAGTTTCATATGTCGTTGTTTCCATACCGTCATACATCGAAAAAGATTCATAACGAGAATAGTGAACAGCTCCAGTTACTGCATGGAGCCGCCATCCATATTTCCAGAACTGCAAACGTATCGGGATCTGATATCTGACCTCAAGAGAATACCTATCCGGCCTGATATCACCAGATTCTTCAAAAGTGATTCCGGGCCCCTTCACCAGGTCATCAAAGCCATAACTTATCGGTGACCATATTAGATCCAAAGAAGTCTCTTTTGTAAGGTTGTACGAACCAAGAACTCCAATGGAAAAAGATGAATAATCCCCTATTACAATATCCGAATTAGCACCAAGCCGCCAATTTCTGCCCATTCGAACTGGCTCTTTTTCCAGTTTTCGCTGCCAGCGAAATGTTCCTGTAAGCCACGTTTTGCCATCATTCTTTAATGAAATATAGGATTTCACAACAGCGGAATCCGCAACACCTCTTTTTAGGGCAATATCGATGATCTGATCCGCTTTCTCAGACTTGCCGTTGGCTACAAGATTATCAGCCTCAAGCAGATAAGGTTCTTTCCACAAGCTGTCTATAGCGATGGCTTTGTTAATATGTTTCGACGCTCTCTCGTCACGCTCTTTCTGAACTGCATTTTCCCGGTCCGTACCAATATGGAGTATTCTTTTTTCGCCCAGGAGATATTCCTCTGCACGGCTTAGATGGTAAGAAGCCATGGAAAAATGATACATTCTTTCAGCATCACGCTCACTGATATCATATTTCTTTTCTTCTCCTTCATTCATAATATTCTCATAGGCTTTAGCAGTGCTTTTCCATTCTGTTTCGAGGCGAAATCCTGTAGGTGTTGGAGCCATATAATTGTCGAGCGGGTAATATGTCCTGCATAAAAAGAACACTTTCCCATCAAGGTCATAAAGATGTCCAGGCAGGACAGGAGGATTGATTGCGTACTGAGACTTTTTTATACGCAGATCTTCGTCAATGCTATTATCGAGGAATCCTTCCAGGATATTCTGCTTTTTTTTGAATAATGCAGTATCGATTTCGGGAATAGTCCCTTTAAGTAAATCGTCCCCACTATCTAGAGCAGACCGTTTCTTTGTCATATGAACGACCAGCAATTTATTCCCTTTATAATCGATCACATCTCCAGAAAGATTTGCGCTGAAGACATATACTTGTTTCGATTTTGGCAGGGTTCCCTTAAAAGCAAACAAAACATCGGTTTTATTGAAGCTGATACTAGCATTAGCCTTGGTTGTCGTCGTATACGTCCCCCCGGATGGGAGTGTATAAGTATTAACGCTATAATACCCTTCGTAATATTCCGGTTCAGCAAGCGCCAATACGGTATATTCCTGATTATTTTCAGCTGTATAAGCTTTAAAATACCCCTCGATGTTCAATGTGTCCCTGATGATCACAGACGAGCTGTCATACCGGAGCACCCTCTTCATCATCTCGACTTCTTTAGAAATATCACTATTTGGCAGGTTTCCATCATAACTTTGGCAACCGGAGTTTATGAGTGACACAAAGCCAAATAAAATAAATGATAATACCGGGAACAGGTTGTGCTTAACAAAACGCTCTTTCCATTTAATATGCTTCATGCATATAACCACCTTTTACAACATTATCTATCCCATCTGGAAAAAACCGCACAATACAAGGATAGAATATAATTTAGTTTTCAAAAGACACACGTACTAGATGTATGTGCTAATATAAATCTCAACAAATGACCCTCACTACATTTAACACTCCTAGCATATCTTAGAATATATCATCCAAGTATTTTGCCCTTAACAACACGTCCTTTTTTACATAAACCGGACTCTGTGGTGACTTGTTTTTATCCTCTATAGGGATTTTTTTGATTCTTTTAGCCTTTCCTTTAAAATACACAATATATTTCCCTGTATTTTTGTAGGGTTTAATATCCTGAATCTTGGCCATATGCGTAACAGCACTTACCGGCGAAGTCTGGTAGGCGGCAATATACTTTATCCGTTCCTTCATTGCTGCTCCGATCCTGATCTCGTACCAACAATCCTCTCCCAGGAATGTTTCCTTAAAACCATCCTCTCTTGCAGGTACGATTATTGTATCAGATTCAACCCTTCTCATTTGCCGCTTTTTCCGCCTTTCCCTTTGCTTGATTTTATCACCTTTCGGAATCTCGCCATAATCTTCTCCCACATCATACAGCGTATCATATTGATAAATCAGCGACCCTTTTGACGACATATATGCTTTTAGTTCAAGGACTGAAATATTCGCATTGATCTTTGCAAGCACATTGTGCAGTTCTGATCTGGCCTCGTCAATTAGCACAATCGCCTTAAATGGTTTATAGATGGCACTGTCGAGATAGTTGTCAATGTTTCTACTGGCCGAATTTGCCTGACCCGTTCTAAGCTTTTTCAACATTTCAGGATTTTTTGTTATCTTTTCCATAAGAAAATTTCGGATCGAATATTTTCCTTCCTCAAAATTTGTTGCAAATTTTAGAAGCTGGATCCCGACATGCTTAAAAGGATCATGTGATACTATCTCATTTTCAATAACGTAAAACTGTGGATCAGACGGTAAGGTCAGATCGATCAAATATGCATCAGGAATCGTTATAATATCATTTCCTCTAACTTGTTTTTTCACGTCGACATATATTGTAGCAGGACCGAATATTTTATCCGCCAAGTGTTTTACAGCTTTTTCGAATTCACCCTCATTTACAAACTGCAGATAACTGAATATTTCATCCTTTAACGAAATAAGCATGATTTACTCCCTGCTTCCTCAAATATGTTTTTCCAAACGTGGCGTTCGCACCTTAATGATATCCCATTGAAGGAATATTTATTAAGGCCATTTTTGCAGTAATAAGTTATCTCCGAAGTTATGCTTTGGTGGAAATGCAGCGAGACAGCCGGCAGACTATACCACGAGCCCATGGCGGATTTCAACAATTGTTTCGAAGTTAGCTGTCAACAAACAGTTAGAATCCCGGGGCTACTTCAGATTCATCGGCATAAACACCCGAACAAACCAGCCCCCATCACCTCATCAGCACCATCTTCTTCGAAATGGAGACCTTCCCCGCATCGAGGCGGCAGTAATAGACTCCCGAAGCGACGGCGTTGCCGCTGCTGTCCGTTCCGTTCCAGACTACGGACCTATCGCCCCGGTCCTCGCCCCTGTCGACGAGTCGGGTGACGCGCCTGCCTGAACTGTCGAAGATATCGATCGTGACGATCGACTTTTCGGGCAGGTAGTATCTTATCGTCGTGGCGGGATTGAAGGGGTTGGGGTAATTCCATACGAGCGCCGTCGCGCCCGGGCCCCCGTTCTCCGCGTCCGTTACTTCCGAAAGCGGGTATTTCCAGACGCCTCCCGCTGTCAGACCGGCGTATAGGTATGAGCCGGCGACATGAAGCGCGAGCACAGGCATCCCTGATTGTCTCTGGCCGATGACGATCCAGTTCGCTCCATGGTCGTAACTTACGAATATCCCCCCTGAGCCTGAACCCGCGTAGACAACAGAACCCGCGGCGGCAAGGCATCTTATGTCAGGATGGCCATCAAGTCCGTACAGCGCGCGCGACCATGAATCACCGCCGTCAGCGGATCTGTACAGGCCGCCCGAGGCCGTACCCGCGAGAAGGAATCCATCCGAGAAGAGAAGGGTGTTGATCGCGCCTTCCGGCAGGCCGCTACCAGCCAGTGTCCAGGAAGTGCCTTTGCCATCAAGCGACACGTAAACCCCTCCATCGGCAGTACCGGCGAAAACACTCGCGCCGTCGCTTGCCAGGGCGCTTACGTCGGCGCTTCCAATGCCGGGACCCGCTGCCGACCAGCTTGCGCCATCATCAGACGAGATGAAGACCCCTTCGCCCCGGCTGCCGGCGAATATCAATCCTGCGCATCTTGCGAAAGCCTGGACCCACATGCAGGTGAGACCGGTGTTGGACTGTGAGAAGCTGGCACCGCTGTTTACCGACCTGTATATCCCGAGCATATCGGTGCCGGCAAGAACCAGCGGACCGTCGGAGAAGACCGAGCGGATCTCGACAGTGTGAATCGTACTCGCCCTGGTCCAGCTGTCGCCGCCATTTATCGTCGTATAGAGGCCCGACCCGTGAGTGGCGGCGATAACAGTCGCTCCGCAGTCGGTGATCGATCCGGCCGAAGCCTTGAAGGTGTTCCCGGAGCTCAGCGACCAGCTAACGCCGCGATCCGTAGACCTGTAGACACGCCCGCTTCCCACCCCGGCGAAGAGGACCGAGTCCCCCGTCCCGACCGCCCAGAGGTCTTTCTCGTTAAGTCCCGAACCGGACGCTGTCCATGTGAGCCCCGAATCGCTCGACGCGTAGATACCGCTTCCGAATGACCCCGCGTAAAGATCGCTATCGAGACTGGTGAACCCTTTTACCATTGGGATGTTCGTTACCAGCGGCGCCCAGAGGCTGCCGCCGGTCGAGATGAAAACACCATTATAGAGCGTACTGGCGAAGATCTTACCGCCGAAAGGATATATCGACATGATGTTCGGTCCGCTGATCCCGGTGCCGGAGAGGCTCCAGCTCTCGCCGGAGTCCTGGCTCCTGTACATCCCGTCGAGATAGGTCCCCGC harbors:
- a CDS encoding T9SS type A sorting domain-containing protein gives rise to the protein MHRLLTFSRISARALALAVSLISVLPALLMAQWEETSGPMGRFVRSFAYDGTAIFAATGGGVLASNDLGTSWEFRNDGLVSCDCKSLCVMAGYLFVSTDEGVFRSGDHGINWERAGDLLYRTYVKTLTSKDGVLFAGTYQGGIYRSEDAGETWEESSSGISAEYVYWLDTDGVNLFAGTYLDGMYRSQDSGESWSLSGTGISGPNIMSIYPFGGKIFASTLYNGVFISTGGSLWAPLVTNIPMVKGFTSLDSDLYAGSFGSGIYASSDSGLTWTASGSGLNEKDLWAVGTGDSVLFAGVGSGRVYRSTDRGVSWSLSSGNTFKASAGSITDCGATVIAATHGSGLYTTINGGDSWTRASTIHTVEIRSVFSDGPLVLAGTDMLGIYRSVNSGASFSQSNTGLTCMWVQAFARCAGLIFAGSRGEGVFISSDDGASWSAAGPGIGSADVSALASDGASVFAGTADGGVYVSLDGKGTSWTLAGSGLPEGAINTLLFSDGFLLAGTASGGLYRSADGGDSWSRALYGLDGHPDIRCLAAAGSVVYAGSGSGGIFVSYDHGANWIVIGQRQSGMPVLALHVAGSYLYAGLTAGGVWKYPLSEVTDAENGGPGATALVWNYPNPFNPATTIRYYLPEKSIVTIDIFDSSGRRVTRLVDRGEDRGDRSVVWNGTDSSGNAVASGVYYCRLDAGKVSISKKMVLMR
- a CDS encoding SIMPL domain-containing protein (The SIMPL domain is named for its presence in mouse protein SIMPL (signalling molecule that associates with mouse pelle-like kinase). Bacterial member BP26, from Brucella, was shown to assemble into a channel-like structure, while YggE from E. coli has been associated with resistance to oxidative stress.); amino-acid sequence: MADTRTIVVKGSGTVSQSPDVFGISFDVRGHEMDYTDSLKSLNRKVEEVRLAVEEAGVDRKALKTTSFRIKADTVYDKKTEEYNFNGYIATHKLKLEFPRDTEKSNRLLKAIAEKVSSADFDIYFTVSDPQALKDRLVEDAVKNARRKADLMTKAAGVKLGKILRINYSWSEVHFHSRMTENLCCEAMVDIEAQPDFEPEDIEKTDNVEVVWEIVD